TATGAAATTGATGAACTCATGAAGCTAGGTGATAAAAATGGTTTACCTGTTTTGTTATATCTGTTTAGACGTTTTGAAAGAAGCTTGAAAGGACAACCATCTATTCTTTCACTTGACGAAGCATGGATTATGCTTGGACATCCTGTTTTTCGTGAGAAAATTCGTGAATGGTTAAAAGAATTAAGAAAAAAAAATTGCCTTGTGATCATGGCAACACAAAGTCTGTCTGATGCAGTTCGTTCTGGTATTCTTGATGTTTTGTTGGAACAGTGTCCTACCAAGATATTACTTCCTAATGAAGAAGCAGAAACAAAGGGTGCTGAAGGAACTCCAGGAGCAGTTGATCTATATAGAATGATTGGTTTGAATGATAAAGAAATTCAAATTATCAAAACAGCAAAAAAGAAAAGGCAATATTATTATAAATCTATTCTTGGCCGCCGTCTTTTTGAGTTAGGATTAGGTGATGTAGCTCTTTCTTTTGTAGCGATTTCTAATAAAGAAGATCTTGTTGAAGTTAAAAAACTTATCAATGAAGATGCAAAAAACTGGCCTTTTAAATGGCTTCAAATGAGAGGAGTTAATTATGAAAAATATCTTGAAGAGACTTAAATTTTTTTCTGTAATAAGTACATTTATTATAATCAATTTTATTATTTTAATTACTCCAGTGAAAGCTCTTGTACCTGTTACCTGCACTAATTGTTCTAATCTTCTTACGCAGGCGTTAGAGTATGCAAAAGATGTGGAGATTGCATTAAACACTGCAGAACAGGTCGCAGTAGAGATTAAGCAATATAAAGACATGATAGAACAGGCTAAAACGCTTGATTCTATCAGCGTTGAAAGATTCGAGAATGATTTGAAACTATTGAACAGAACTTATCAAGATGCAAAAATCATTGCCTATAATATGCAGAATCTGCATAGTAAATTTAAAGAACGTTATCCTGGTTATGAAAATTTTTTAAAAAAGATTGGAAAAAAAAGTCCTATAGAAGATTTTAGAAAATGGGCAGAAAATGGTTTTTCTAATGCACGTATAGCTATTGAGGCAGCTGGAATTAACATAAGTAGTTTTGTTAAAGAGAATAATTTTATGCGGACGCTCATCAACCGTTCAGCAACTGCAAAGGGTCGTATGCAAGCCATTCAAGCTGGAAATGAAATTGCTACCCAACAAGTTAAGCAACTGCAAATGCTTCGTGAACTCGTGGCTAATAATATTACTTTGCAAGCAAATTACACAGCTGATGAAGTAGAACGTAAAGCAAAAGA
The DNA window shown above is from Bartonella kosoyi and carries:
- the trbJ gene encoding P-type conjugative transfer protein TrbJ, coding for MKNILKRLKFFSVISTFIIINFIILITPVKALVPVTCTNCSNLLTQALEYAKDVEIALNTAEQVAVEIKQYKDMIEQAKTLDSISVERFENDLKLLNRTYQDAKIIAYNMQNLHSKFKERYPGYENFLKKIGKKSPIEDFRKWAENGFSNARIAIEAAGINISSFVKENNFMRTLINRSATAKGRMQAIQAGNEIATQQVKQLQMLRELVANNITLQANYTADEVERKAKDEANVEKFFETKSPDTDRGHAF